One genomic window of Candidatus Nitrosopumilus sediminis includes the following:
- a CDS encoding dienelactone hydrolase family protein, with the protein MSNIFTIEAVQAEENFVWGVMLDQICEDNSCSVNETNQLQMSSFVYALSPLKQISQGIDVSSITCAGGKVLVLKQSNGLPACVNPSSVEKLIFRGWAIHILPGYTNGNNNSEIFTLGSHKTMSEMVTYFGDVSGYLARPVSDGSYPGIVMIHEWWGLNDNIKEMADKLASHGYVVLAIDLYGGKVATTSDQARQLITAFDSEYGLQNMNSAVSFLSDVYAVDAVGSIGWCFGGGQSLNLALHNEELDATVIYYGSLVTDPETLSVIDWPVLGIFAELDKGIPVETVNEFETALNQVDVENQIHIYDGVDHAFANPSGERYAPDASKNAWAQTISFLESNLK; encoded by the coding sequence TTGTCAAACATATTTACAATTGAAGCAGTACAGGCAGAAGAGAATTTTGTATGGGGAGTGATGCTTGATCAAATATGTGAAGATAATTCATGTTCTGTAAATGAAACTAACCAATTACAAATGAGTTCTTTTGTATATGCTCTTTCTCCACTAAAACAAATTTCTCAAGGTATTGATGTTTCTAGTATCACATGTGCCGGAGGCAAGGTCTTGGTGTTAAAACAGTCAAATGGATTGCCTGCATGTGTTAATCCTTCATCTGTTGAAAAATTAATTTTTCGCGGTTGGGCAATCCATATTTTGCCTGGCTATACTAATGGAAATAACAATTCTGAAATCTTTACTCTTGGATCTCATAAAACTATGTCTGAAATGGTTACATATTTTGGTGATGTATCAGGCTACTTGGCAAGGCCAGTTAGTGATGGTAGTTATCCTGGTATTGTAATGATTCATGAGTGGTGGGGATTAAATGATAACATAAAAGAAATGGCTGATAAACTTGCATCTCACGGATATGTTGTCCTTGCAATTGATCTTTATGGTGGAAAAGTTGCAACCACCTCTGATCAAGCAAGACAACTGATAACTGCATTTGATTCTGAGTATGGTTTACAAAACATGAATTCAGCTGTATCATTTCTGAGTGATGTATACGCTGTAGATGCTGTTGGTTCTATTGGTTGGTGTTTTGGTGGAGGTCAATCGCTTAATCTTGCACTTCATAATGAAGAACTTGATGCTACAGTAATTTATTATGGTTCACTTGTAACTGATCCTGAAACTTTGTCTGTAATAGATTGGCCTGTTCTTGGAATATTTGCCGAGCTAGACAAAGGAATTCCCGTTGAGACTGTAAATGAGTTTGAAACTGCATTAAATCAAGTAGATGTGGAAAACCAAATTCACATTTATGATGGAGTTGATCATGCTTTTGCTAATCCTTCTGGAGAGAGATATGCTCCTGACGCATCAAAAAATGCATGGGCTCAAACAATCTCTTTTTTAGAATCTAATCTAAAATAA
- a CDS encoding CBS domain-containing protein, whose protein sequence is MSRDDFNYSSILVQHIMARALITVNLSTTALQVAKMMEQGGIGAILVKENDNPVGIVTDRDFATKVAAHNLPFDTPVEKIMSSPLITINHNESISAAAERMTSKKIRKLAVTENGKVVGIITSTDLVTQLTK, encoded by the coding sequence ATGAGCCGAGACGATTTCAATTATTCTTCTATTTTAGTTCAGCATATTATGGCAAGAGCATTAATCACTGTCAATTTATCTACAACTGCACTACAGGTAGCAAAAATGATGGAGCAAGGTGGGATTGGTGCAATACTTGTCAAAGAAAATGATAATCCTGTAGGTATTGTAACTGACAGGGATTTTGCCACTAAAGTGGCAGCACACAATTTACCCTTTGATACTCCTGTCGAAAAAATAATGTCTTCTCCATTGATTACCATTAATCATAATGAATCAATTTCTGCAGCAGCAGAAAGAATGACTAGTAAAAAAATTAGAAAACTTGCGGTCACTGAAAATGGTAAAGTGGTTGGAATAATCACTTCCACTGATTTGGTCACTCAATTGACAAAATGA